The following coding sequences are from one Synergistaceae bacterium window:
- a CDS encoding radical SAM protein, whose translation MPKGGDLPWALFYPADYSIGSSNLGMHFVFRMLREKGVAVERFFEYPTPFRSVDSDTLLERFPIITAGVSYELGVVSYFNWLKTAGIPLSCQDRKNRSFPVIGAGGAITYINPLLLSGVCDFIVLGDGLDILDFLTACFRRYISHFDREQLWEELGECDSLLVPPIHIQNGKVIKKRVLNKVLPVNEDYPMCSTWTTPKSVFGKTLLVELQRGCARSCKYCTLPGSFGKMRFRSFEVIKKQLDEVLSKIDVDQIGLVTPEASDYPDLNKLLDYLLYKEKGISFASLRIDGLTEKMVLALAQGNRHSITIAPETGRDLLRFSCGKKFTNNSIIEKLSMAASNGITQVKLYFMIGLPGESDEDITAIADLCRSIIEQTGQKLIVSVGPFVPKPGTLWENDPFIETSAIRKKYKMISGELRKITKKTPQLRLTSPKEAVEEYNLTWFSYKDSVNLSNSIEKNVPFEKKSSREYTMEELSLLW comes from the coding sequence TTGCCCAAAGGCGGAGATCTCCCTTGGGCATTGTTTTATCCCGCTGATTATTCAATAGGATCTTCTAATTTGGGTATGCATTTTGTTTTTCGAATGCTTCGTGAAAAAGGGGTAGCAGTAGAAAGATTTTTTGAATATCCAACACCATTTCGCTCTGTTGACAGCGATACTTTGCTTGAGAGATTTCCTATTATAACTGCTGGAGTTTCATATGAGCTGGGTGTAGTTTCGTATTTTAATTGGTTAAAAACGGCGGGGATCCCTCTCTCTTGCCAAGACAGGAAAAATAGAAGCTTCCCAGTAATAGGGGCTGGAGGAGCAATTACATATATAAACCCACTTCTTTTATCTGGAGTTTGCGATTTTATAGTTTTGGGAGATGGGTTGGATATTCTTGATTTTTTGACAGCTTGTTTTAGGCGTTATATTTCTCACTTTGATCGAGAACAGTTATGGGAAGAACTTGGTGAGTGTGATTCTCTGCTTGTACCGCCTATTCATATTCAAAATGGCAAGGTTATAAAAAAAAGAGTCCTAAATAAAGTATTGCCCGTTAATGAGGATTATCCAATGTGCAGTACTTGGACTACGCCAAAAAGCGTATTTGGAAAGACATTGTTAGTAGAGTTGCAAAGAGGATGTGCCCGAAGTTGTAAGTATTGCACCCTTCCAGGGTCATTTGGAAAGATGCGATTTAGAAGTTTTGAAGTTATAAAAAAACAGCTTGACGAAGTCCTTTCAAAAATAGATGTCGATCAAATTGGGCTTGTCACCCCAGAAGCAAGTGATTATCCTGATTTAAACAAACTGTTGGATTATTTACTGTATAAAGAAAAAGGGATTTCCTTTGCCTCTCTACGAATTGACGGGCTTACGGAGAAAATGGTTCTGGCATTGGCACAAGGCAATAGGCACAGCATAACCATTGCCCCAGAAACAGGACGAGATTTATTGCGTTTTTCATGCGGTAAAAAATTTACTAATAACTCTATCATTGAGAAGTTAAGCATGGCCGCATCTAACGGGATTACTCAGGTTAAACTATATTTTATGATTGGCTTGCCCGGAGAGTCTGACGAAGATATTACCGCTATTGCGGATCTTTGCCGTAGTATAATAGAGCAAACCGGTCAAAAATTAATTGTTTCTGTTGGTCCTTTTGTCCCGAAGCCAGGCACTCTATGGGAGAATGACCCTTTTATAGAAACTTCCGCTATAAGAAAAAAATATAAAATGATATCTGGTGAATTAAGAAAAATTACCAAAAAAACACCTCAACTGAGATTAACAAGTCCAAAAGAAGCAGTTGAAGAATATAATTTAACTTGGTTTAGCTATAAAGACAGTGTTAATCTGTCTAATTCCATAGAGAAAAATGTTCCTTTTGAAAAAAAATCTTCAAGAGAATATACAATGGAAGAGCTTTCGCTTCTTTGGTAG
- the ftsA gene encoding cell division protein FtsA, translating into MFRKASRYIGETEPELIVGLDLGTSKITVVVAERDINGDGAQIIGVGQAPSSGIRKGMIVNLDQAVRSVKQAVSDAQNMVGQEIKEVTVSFGGGEVTNIRSKGMVSLGRVARPVMSLDIERVIEAAQADVAVPANQSILHTIPVEYSLDGNAGIDDPLGMTAMRLDIQLQSVIVPSSTIQNIMNCVYKAGLDVIGLVLKPLSSALGVLSPEESLAGAVVIDIGGGTTSVAVYSNGRPKHLGVVSIGGDHISNDVGSVLKLPLNKAEEIKKEISILAPPEDNEETVDFVSNDRDYSVAKIDLYEIIKCRLEELFDILVRPEIKCADVAMLPAGIILTGGVSKTEGIDGFLLDLMDLPTRVSLPVDETRMPPGRNTQEYSSAAGIIRYILERERDPFKYLDNSLSIKNIPENMDGRTLVPEPLIKIRNNKKPLGDKREGDLFDLIQGIKKMFSELF; encoded by the coding sequence ATGTTCAGAAAAGCCTCGCGCTATATCGGAGAGACTGAGCCCGAGCTTATTGTTGGACTTGATTTAGGTACAAGTAAGATAACAGTAGTTGTCGCAGAAAGAGATATAAATGGCGATGGAGCTCAGATAATAGGGGTTGGACAAGCTCCTTCAAGCGGAATTAGAAAAGGCATGATTGTAAACCTAGATCAAGCTGTTCGTTCTGTAAAACAAGCAGTAAGTGATGCACAAAATATGGTCGGTCAAGAAATAAAAGAGGTGACTGTTTCTTTTGGTGGCGGTGAAGTAACAAATATCCGTTCAAAAGGAATGGTTTCTCTAGGGAGAGTTGCAAGGCCGGTTATGAGCCTAGACATAGAAAGAGTAATTGAAGCGGCGCAAGCAGATGTAGCTGTGCCTGCCAATCAAAGTATACTCCACACTATTCCTGTTGAATATTCGCTTGATGGCAATGCAGGGATAGATGATCCTTTAGGGATGACTGCGATGCGGCTTGATATACAGCTTCAATCTGTAATAGTCCCCTCTTCAACGATACAAAATATAATGAATTGTGTTTATAAAGCAGGACTTGATGTAATTGGTTTAGTGTTAAAGCCACTTTCATCAGCCTTGGGAGTACTATCTCCGGAGGAGTCTTTAGCTGGTGCCGTTGTCATAGATATAGGTGGTGGAACCACTTCTGTGGCTGTGTATTCAAACGGCCGTCCGAAACATCTTGGGGTTGTTTCCATTGGTGGGGATCATATTTCTAATGATGTTGGAAGTGTTTTGAAGCTACCATTGAACAAAGCTGAAGAAATAAAAAAAGAGATATCCATATTAGCCCCTCCAGAAGATAATGAAGAGACTGTAGATTTCGTTTCTAACGATAGAGATTATTCTGTTGCTAAAATTGATTTATACGAAATTATAAAATGTAGATTGGAAGAGTTATTTGATATTTTAGTGAGACCAGAGATAAAATGTGCCGATGTAGCGATGCTCCCTGCTGGAATTATTTTAACAGGGGGTGTTTCTAAAACAGAGGGTATAGATGGGTTTTTATTAGATTTAATGGACTTGCCTACAAGAGTTTCTCTTCCCGTTGATGAAACTCGCATGCCACCTGGACGCAACACTCAAGAGTACTCTTCAGCTGCCGGAATAATAAGATACATTCTGGAAAGGGAAAGAGATCCATTTAAATATTTGGATAATTCACTTTCAATAAAAAATATACCTGAAAATATGGACGGAAGAACCTTGGTCCCCGAACCATTAATTAAAATTAGGAACAATAAAAAACCTTTGGGGGATAAAAGAGAAGGAGATTTATTCGATCTAATTCAAGGAATTAAAAAGATGTTTAGTGAGCTATTTTAA
- a CDS encoding cell division protein FtsW codes for MITSTTSTTSFASTGTPFQMGMKQLQWFFLAVISMLIVYLFPLKFWYKTSGFILITTWIMSWVPLFFGTATAVGGARRWIQIPGMGISFQPGELLCLAMALHLAKIQTRTSKDPLKAFISTCILMFFAVLPLLFQPDFGSAMLLFLICMGMYVERVGWKYPIFAGGVIAGVAVPSLVFGKVYRMRRVLAFIDPWADPLKTGFQAIQGLIAFANGGFWGSGLGHGYQKLNYLPAAYTDFIYAAIGEELGLIGTLGVLGLFAFWISRVRRIYYKVHSEFNASLTWGIALTVILPLFINIAGVTKFSPMTGMPLPFVSYGGTSLLTMWARVGILMRLERESSLEVAPL; via the coding sequence ATGATTACTTCTACAACTAGTACCACATCTTTTGCTTCTACAGGCACTCCTTTTCAAATGGGAATGAAACAATTACAGTGGTTTTTTTTAGCAGTTATATCCATGTTGATAGTATATTTGTTTCCTCTAAAATTTTGGTATAAGACTAGTGGATTTATTTTAATAACGACATGGATAATGTCATGGGTGCCTCTTTTTTTTGGTACAGCTACAGCTGTGGGTGGAGCACGTAGGTGGATACAAATTCCGGGTATGGGGATTTCTTTTCAGCCCGGTGAGTTATTATGTCTCGCAATGGCTTTACATTTAGCTAAAATACAAACTCGAACAAGCAAAGACCCATTAAAGGCTTTCATCTCAACCTGTATATTAATGTTTTTTGCCGTTTTACCACTTCTCTTTCAACCTGATTTTGGGAGTGCTATGCTTTTATTTTTGATTTGTATGGGCATGTATGTAGAAAGAGTGGGTTGGAAATACCCCATTTTTGCTGGGGGTGTGATTGCGGGTGTAGCAGTCCCTAGTCTTGTTTTCGGTAAGGTATATAGAATGCGCCGGGTGTTAGCTTTTATTGATCCATGGGCTGATCCATTAAAAACAGGATTTCAAGCGATTCAAGGGCTAATAGCTTTTGCAAATGGTGGATTCTGGGGTTCGGGCTTAGGACATGGATATCAAAAGTTAAACTACTTACCTGCTGCGTATACTGATTTTATTTACGCGGCAATAGGAGAAGAACTTGGTCTTATTGGCACTTTAGGTGTTTTAGGATTATTTGCCTTTTGGATTTCTCGAGTACGAAGAATATATTACAAGGTGCACTCAGAATTTAATGCATCGTTAACGTGGGGGATAGCCCTTACAGTTATATTACCTCTTTTTATAAATATTGCAGGTGTAACAAAATTTTCACCAATGACAGGTATGCCCCTTCCCTTTGTTAGCTATGGTGGAACATCATTATTAACCATGTGGGCAAGAGTGGGTATTTTAATGAGACTTGAGAGAGAGAGTAGTTTGGAGGTTGCCCCTCTATGA
- the murB gene encoding UDP-N-acetylmuramate dehydrogenase — MTLSNNFNLRSLNTWQVGGFCAKLLVPSTIKEAAKEYLCAKNDKKDIYVLGGGSNVLIVEGLLDATVFHTSSLSNIAVNDDNFEKKIRVSVESGFTTKDLLTFAINKNLTGLEFFTGIPGTVGGALWGNAGAGNEGLKNVVSEIETIEKDGSIRVWSAEDLNWQYRKNPFNNSTFMITKCSFLLKEVSKDTIFKKIKEYSYSKKGQPLGKKTAGCVFKNPEGHFAGSLLENSGCKGLRCGDAIVSSSHANFIENTGRASSSDIFNLSELCRSRVYAKYGVNLEYEIQFFGDFQKKIY, encoded by the coding sequence ATGACGCTCTCAAATAATTTTAATTTAAGAAGTCTTAATACTTGGCAAGTAGGTGGATTTTGTGCAAAATTGCTTGTTCCTAGCACAATTAAAGAAGCTGCTAAAGAATATCTCTGTGCAAAAAATGACAAAAAAGATATATATGTGCTTGGAGGAGGCTCAAATGTTCTTATTGTTGAAGGTCTTCTTGATGCGACAGTATTTCATACATCTTCGCTTAGTAATATAGCAGTAAATGACGATAATTTTGAAAAAAAAATTAGAGTGAGTGTAGAAAGTGGTTTCACTACAAAAGACCTACTAACTTTTGCTATTAATAAAAACTTGACAGGGTTAGAGTTTTTTACTGGTATTCCAGGAACGGTAGGAGGAGCCTTGTGGGGTAATGCAGGCGCTGGAAATGAAGGATTAAAAAACGTGGTATCAGAAATAGAAACTATAGAAAAAGATGGGAGTATTCGTGTTTGGAGTGCTGAAGACCTTAATTGGCAATATAGAAAAAACCCGTTTAACAACAGTACGTTTATGATAACAAAGTGTTCTTTTCTATTAAAAGAGGTATCTAAAGATACAATATTTAAAAAAATAAAAGAGTATTCATATTCCAAAAAAGGACAACCTCTAGGTAAAAAAACTGCGGGATGTGTTTTTAAAAATCCGGAAGGACATTTTGCAGGAAGCTTGCTTGAAAATTCAGGTTGCAAGGGTTTGCGTTGTGGAGATGCAATAGTGTCTTCTTCTCATGCCAATTTTATAGAGAATACTGGAAGAGCCTCTTCTTCAGACATATTTAATTTGAGCGAATTATGCAGAAGCAGAGTATACGCGAAGTATGGAGTTAATCTGGAATATGAAATCCAATTCTTTGGCGACTTTCAGAAGAAGATCTATTAA
- the ftsZ gene encoding cell division protein FtsZ, which translates to MNEVSEIFQLDKSSTLTREVIKVIGVGGAGNNALNHIIRGGVLGVEFIAANTDMAHLELSEASTQMILGKELTKGLGAGSDPEIGCKSALESREEIRASVEGADMVFIAAGMGGGTGTGAAPVIASIAKESGALVVAVVTLPFTFEGKRRVLQASNGVKELKGNVDALIVIPNDKLLSRTDNKTTINDAFKLADGVLHQAVQGVTDLILRPGLVNVDFADVKTIMSNAGSAIMGIGEGYGEKRAATAAYNAINNPLMDTKISGAKGILFNITGGANVGIHEIDVATRIITEAADEEAFIIWGHVFDPDMDDSIQITVIAAGFDETQQISSNVQSTKRSPAHSVISEARKNLDVSAVKNLNLYSASKINTGIDVTKAHDAQQTARVGSNNKQLGLYQDVTNQNVKLEVPEEESEIKGKEITKPQPIQASAEDDLFNLSGTLENSFDAPSLLRKKNHSE; encoded by the coding sequence ATGAATGAAGTATCCGAAATATTTCAGCTAGATAAATCAAGCACACTAACAAGAGAAGTTATAAAAGTAATAGGGGTTGGAGGAGCAGGCAATAACGCCTTAAATCACATCATAAGAGGTGGTGTGCTAGGGGTTGAGTTCATCGCAGCCAACACAGATATGGCTCATTTAGAGCTTTCTGAAGCTTCAACTCAGATGATACTAGGGAAAGAGCTAACAAAGGGGCTGGGCGCAGGTTCGGATCCTGAAATTGGTTGTAAATCAGCTTTAGAGTCACGGGAAGAGATTCGCGCTTCGGTTGAAGGTGCAGATATGGTGTTTATTGCCGCAGGGATGGGTGGAGGAACAGGAACCGGAGCCGCTCCAGTAATAGCATCTATAGCCAAAGAATCTGGAGCTCTTGTAGTCGCTGTAGTTACGTTGCCTTTTACCTTTGAGGGGAAACGCCGTGTTTTGCAGGCCAGTAACGGGGTAAAAGAATTAAAAGGCAATGTAGATGCACTCATAGTTATTCCTAATGACAAATTACTTTCAAGAACAGATAACAAAACGACAATAAATGATGCCTTTAAGCTTGCTGATGGAGTTTTACACCAAGCTGTGCAAGGTGTAACTGATTTAATATTACGCCCTGGGCTGGTTAACGTTGACTTCGCAGATGTAAAGACAATTATGTCTAATGCCGGATCTGCAATAATGGGCATAGGAGAGGGATATGGAGAAAAGCGAGCTGCGACGGCAGCATACAATGCAATAAATAATCCTCTAATGGACACGAAAATATCAGGGGCAAAAGGAATCTTGTTTAATATAACTGGTGGAGCTAATGTTGGAATACATGAAATAGATGTAGCAACAAGGATAATAACTGAAGCAGCAGACGAAGAAGCTTTTATTATTTGGGGGCATGTTTTTGATCCTGATATGGATGATTCAATACAAATAACAGTTATCGCTGCAGGTTTTGACGAAACACAGCAGATTTCTTCAAATGTTCAAAGTACGAAAAGAAGCCCTGCTCATTCCGTTATTTCTGAAGCAAGAAAGAACCTAGACGTATCAGCTGTGAAGAATTTGAATTTATATTCAGCAAGTAAAATAAATACGGGCATAGATGTTACAAAGGCTCATGATGCACAACAAACTGCAAGAGTAGGTTCTAATAACAAGCAATTGGGGTTGTATCAAGATGTTACTAATCAAAATGTAAAGCTTGAGGTTCCTGAGGAAGAGAGCGAAATAAAGGGGAAAGAAATAACAAAACCACAGCCTATTCAGGCTTCAGCAGAAGATGACTTGTTTAATCTCAGCGGAACGCTAGAGAATTCTTTCGATGCACCTTCCCTCTTAAGAAAGAAGAATCACTCTGAGTAA
- a CDS encoding UDP-N-acetylglucosamine--N-acetylmuramyl-(pentapeptide) pyrophosphoryl-undecaprenol N-acetylglucosamine transferase yields the protein MKKNILLVAGGTGGHIWPAISFGSWIETNKKEFNVNYVCGARLIEHEIYKSVNIEPRVLPIEGSPFSGANISQKIHRFLTFFISFFRAQRILRELDPVICILFAGYISVPFMLLCKFNKIPIVIHEQNAYAGKSTRVARIMKIDIFTGWEECNPLKNGTFTPIGVPVRTFKKYDRKDAWKKLGFLERLPKGIIVVGLTGSLGSVSIKDKISKMAKKEKYKKWIFVLPGVSDKPEKIQNNVFLLPHVWDASLLYSLADIAVARGGASTLAELGSLGIPSVVVPWREASDDHQFSNASIFTAENAAVIWDEKRNLTDFENKLAKVYKIYQDPSVKNNIRLYNSANRTCESFWLALSLKIERSAFFGSGQEHKS from the coding sequence ATGAAAAAGAATATTTTGCTTGTGGCTGGAGGCACCGGAGGACATATATGGCCTGCCATATCTTTTGGGAGCTGGATAGAGACTAATAAAAAGGAATTTAATGTAAATTATGTTTGTGGTGCGAGACTGATAGAGCATGAGATATATAAATCTGTCAATATTGAGCCACGAGTTTTGCCGATAGAGGGCTCTCCCTTCTCGGGTGCAAATATATCACAAAAAATCCATCGTTTTTTAACGTTTTTTATAAGTTTTTTTAGAGCGCAGCGAATTTTACGGGAATTGGATCCGGTTATCTGTATACTTTTTGCAGGCTATATTTCTGTTCCATTTATGTTGCTTTGTAAATTCAATAAAATTCCTATTGTTATACATGAACAAAATGCTTATGCAGGTAAGAGCACAAGGGTTGCGAGAATTATGAAAATTGATATATTTACTGGTTGGGAGGAATGCAATCCTTTAAAAAACGGGACTTTTACACCGATAGGAGTCCCTGTTAGAACCTTCAAGAAGTATGACAGGAAAGATGCTTGGAAGAAATTAGGTTTTCTTGAAAGATTGCCAAAAGGGATTATAGTTGTTGGGTTAACTGGTTCCTTAGGCAGTGTATCTATAAAAGACAAAATTTCAAAGATGGCAAAAAAAGAAAAATACAAAAAATGGATTTTTGTCTTACCCGGAGTGTCTGATAAGCCGGAAAAAATACAAAACAATGTTTTTTTACTTCCTCACGTTTGGGATGCGTCATTATTGTATTCACTTGCTGATATAGCAGTGGCACGTGGAGGAGCTTCAACTCTTGCAGAGTTAGGTTCATTAGGGATACCGTCTGTTGTTGTACCTTGGAGAGAAGCATCAGATGATCACCAGTTCAGTAATGCAAGTATTTTTACAGCTGAGAATGCCGCTGTCATTTGGGATGAAAAAAGGAATCTAACAGATTTTGAAAACAAGCTTGCTAAAGTTTATAAAATATATCAAGACCCGTCAGTAAAGAATAATATAAGGTTATATAATAGTGCAAATAGGACTTGTGAAAGTTTTTGGCTTGCACTTTCTCTTAAGATTGAAAGGAGTGCTTTCTTTGGTTCTGGACAGGAACATAAATCTTAA
- a CDS encoding molybdopterin molybdotransferase MoeA: protein MSGFVKKVIPRLETILRVSEALKFPWLDNIKTLELNDSTGERIANSIYSDSSYPSKSRSLRDGFAVQSRDVLSATSATPSFLKKIEEVEMGNSPSFEVGMGEAAPIPTGGILPAGSDTVVMLENTSEISGYVEIRKGVQSGDNIIVAGEDITSGEKVLGRGELINSSTIGIMATLGINSISVFNLSITVLSTGDEVVPVKTCPLPEGKIRDVNSYSIVSILKQHGFDAKYKGIVSDKLEELHRRVKEELSNCDILILSGGSSVGIRDYSFEVLNSLDYPGLITRGINIAPGKPTLIGGSLKNKKLVISLPGHPLSCITVAYVVVLPLLLKLIGAEKETYGHRLNLQLSKDLVATSGVEEFIPCKIDEMGKVIPLLGKSGYISILADSNGFIRIPENRETLRMGDYVEVWLW from the coding sequence ATGTCAGGTTTTGTAAAAAAAGTTATTCCTCGTCTAGAAACCATACTTCGCGTTTCAGAAGCTCTTAAATTTCCGTGGCTTGACAACATAAAAACGCTGGAATTGAATGATTCAACCGGGGAACGAATAGCAAATTCTATTTATTCTGACTCTTCATATCCATCTAAAAGCAGAAGTTTACGAGATGGTTTTGCCGTCCAAAGCAGAGATGTGCTTTCTGCTACTTCTGCCACCCCATCCTTTTTGAAGAAAATAGAAGAAGTTGAGATGGGAAATTCACCATCTTTTGAGGTCGGAATGGGGGAAGCAGCGCCTATCCCAACCGGTGGTATATTGCCTGCAGGTTCTGATACGGTCGTTATGTTAGAAAATACGTCAGAAATTAGTGGATATGTTGAGATAAGAAAAGGTGTTCAATCAGGAGATAACATAATAGTTGCAGGAGAGGATATTACTTCAGGTGAAAAAGTGCTTGGAAGAGGAGAATTGATAAACTCTTCTACTATAGGTATTATGGCAACTCTCGGAATAAATAGTATTTCAGTTTTTAACTTATCAATAACTGTATTGAGTACAGGTGATGAAGTGGTTCCTGTTAAGACGTGCCCCCTCCCAGAAGGGAAAATAAGAGATGTGAACAGCTATTCTATTGTGTCTATCTTAAAGCAGCATGGTTTTGATGCTAAATATAAAGGGATAGTATCTGACAAACTTGAAGAGCTACATAGAAGGGTAAAAGAAGAGTTAAGTAATTGCGATATATTAATTTTAAGTGGTGGTTCATCTGTCGGAATTAGAGATTATTCCTTTGAAGTGTTAAATTCTCTAGACTATCCTGGGCTCATTACTAGGGGAATCAATATTGCCCCTGGTAAGCCCACTCTAATAGGAGGTTCTTTAAAAAATAAAAAACTAGTAATTAGTTTGCCAGGTCATCCTCTTTCCTGTATAACAGTGGCATATGTTGTTGTTTTGCCTCTATTGCTTAAGTTGATTGGAGCAGAGAAAGAGACATATGGACACAGGTTAAATCTCCAGCTTTCTAAAGATCTTGTTGCTACAAGTGGTGTGGAGGAATTCATACCTTGTAAAATTGATGAAATGGGGAAAGTTATCCCTCTTCTCGGAAAATCGGGGTATATTTCAATTCTTGCAGATTCAAATGGTTTTATAAGAATACCGGAAAATAGAGAAACGCTCCGTATGGGGGATTATGTTGAGGTATGGTTATGGTAA
- the murC gene encoding UDP-N-acetylmuramate--L-alanine ligase has protein sequence MGIGGAGMSGLAILLDQIGAIVSGCDIIQTSYMKRLIDRKISISMEHNLNHIDEYQPDILVYSSAIPIDHPEILKAWQQEITVACRAEVLSLIFNARKGVGIGGTHGKTTTSSMISMIAESAGVDSTIAIGGELADIGTNAKLGKSDYMVAELDESDRSFTYFHPEIAVVTNIDWDHRDYYITFKSVTDAFYEFLLNRKENGKMILCMEDSGIANLLSEYKFDKKDIITYGWGTGGDWGATEVQHRLGGGVSYTLNYKGKKIERLSLAVSGEHNVLNSLAACAASHEMGIAIEDVKSALVNFSGAKRRLQKTGEIGNILIYDDYGHHPSEIRATLHTVREIYPDRRLVAIFQPHRFSRTAALYKEFADVLSLADKAFILPVYSSDELPIKGITSKLIFDAATDDNKAHYELSGNFDELVQSVCKDARQGDLILTIGAGSVGSLGKYIYKNLLSATGKNDALK, from the coding sequence ATGGGAATTGGTGGGGCTGGAATGAGTGGGCTGGCCATCCTATTGGATCAAATAGGAGCCATAGTTTCAGGTTGTGATATTATCCAAACAAGCTATATGAAACGACTTATAGATAGAAAAATATCAATTTCAATGGAACACAATTTAAATCATATAGACGAATACCAACCTGATATATTGGTTTATTCTAGTGCAATTCCTATAGATCACCCTGAAATCCTTAAAGCTTGGCAACAGGAAATTACTGTGGCGTGCAGGGCCGAAGTTCTAAGTTTAATTTTTAATGCGCGCAAAGGAGTCGGAATAGGTGGCACACATGGGAAGACAACTACATCTTCTATGATTTCTATGATAGCTGAGAGTGCAGGAGTTGACTCCACAATTGCAATCGGGGGGGAACTCGCAGACATAGGCACCAATGCGAAACTTGGAAAGAGCGACTATATGGTGGCAGAGCTTGATGAAAGTGATCGTTCCTTTACTTATTTTCATCCAGAGATTGCTGTGGTAACAAATATTGATTGGGACCACAGAGATTATTATATCACCTTTAAATCAGTAACAGATGCATTCTATGAGTTCCTTTTGAATAGAAAAGAAAATGGAAAAATGATTTTGTGTATGGAAGATTCAGGAATAGCTAATTTGTTATCAGAATATAAATTTGATAAAAAGGATATCATTACATATGGTTGGGGCACCGGGGGGGATTGGGGTGCAACTGAAGTACAGCATAGATTAGGTGGAGGAGTATCATATACCTTGAATTATAAAGGCAAAAAAATAGAGCGTTTGTCTTTAGCAGTATCAGGTGAGCATAATGTCCTTAATTCATTGGCTGCATGTGCGGCCTCTCACGAGATGGGAATAGCAATAGAAGATGTTAAATCCGCTCTTGTCAATTTTAGCGGTGCAAAACGCAGGCTTCAAAAGACAGGAGAAATAGGAAATATTTTAATATATGATGATTATGGACACCATCCAAGTGAAATTCGTGCGACACTACATACAGTGCGTGAAATTTATCCAGATCGTAGATTAGTTGCCATATTTCAGCCGCATAGATTTAGTCGCACGGCTGCACTATATAAAGAATTTGCAGATGTCCTTTCTTTAGCTGATAAAGCTTTTATATTGCCAGTTTACTCTTCAGATGAACTTCCTATAAAAGGAATTACCTCTAAGTTAATATTTGATGCGGCAACAGATGATAATAAAGCACATTATGAATTATCAGGGAACTTTGATGAGCTTGTACAGTCTGTATGTAAGGACGCACGCCAAGGAGACCTTATTTTAACTATAGGGGCCGGAAGTGTAGGGAGCCTAGGGAAATATATATATAAAAACTTACTTAGTGCAACAGGTAAAAATGACGCTCTCAAATAA